Proteins encoded by one window of Actinocorallia herbida:
- a CDS encoding MarR family winged helix-turn-helix transcriptional regulator, producing the protein MENDAVNDAVNESVRDGMSEDTAVRVWRGLRTLVLDRADRRREVSDALGVSFGMAKALRLVTEAGEMSMSLLAAKLVTDAPYTSLLVEGLVQRDYVTRTPDPADRRRKLVRPTPEGRAAAATAAAILDTPPGALLSLPAPDLAALDAIVTRLTTPDT; encoded by the coding sequence GTGGAGAACGACGCCGTGAACGACGCCGTGAACGAATCCGTACGCGACGGCATGAGCGAGGACACCGCCGTCCGGGTGTGGCGGGGGCTGCGGACCCTCGTGCTGGACCGGGCGGACCGGCGCCGCGAGGTCTCCGACGCCCTGGGCGTCAGCTTCGGCATGGCCAAGGCACTGCGCCTGGTCACCGAGGCCGGCGAGATGAGCATGAGCCTGCTCGCCGCCAAACTGGTGACCGACGCGCCCTACACCTCCCTCCTCGTCGAGGGCCTGGTCCAGCGGGACTACGTGACCCGCACCCCCGACCCGGCCGACCGCCGCCGCAAACTCGTCCGCCCCACCCCCGAGGGCCGCGCCGCCGCCGCCACCGCCGCGGCCATCCTCGACACCCCGCCCGGCGCCCTCCTGTCCCTCCCCGCCCCCGACCTGGCCGCCCTGGACGCCATCGTCACCCGCCTCACCACCCCCGACACCTGA
- a CDS encoding ABC transporter ATP-binding protein: MIELRQVSQIFQTREGRVHALDDVSLTVERNEFVTLVGRSGCGKSTLLRMVAGLQKPTSGSVTVGGRPVDKPRQDVSFMFQKAALLPWRTVLDNVMLPVEILKLDKESHRRRAHELLELTGLAGFEKRLPHELSGGMQQRVSLCRSLIQNPDVLLMDEPFSALDALTREELSVELQRIKMEQETTIVFVTHSIEEAVLLADRVVVLSPRPGRLRKIIDVDIPRPRTLGHNAYADRVTSVSAELHELLMPEPAGGHR; the protein is encoded by the coding sequence ATGATCGAGCTCAGGCAGGTATCACAGATCTTCCAGACCCGGGAGGGTCGCGTCCACGCGCTGGACGATGTCAGCCTCACCGTCGAACGCAACGAGTTCGTCACCCTCGTGGGGCGTTCGGGCTGCGGCAAGTCCACGCTGCTGCGCATGGTCGCGGGCCTGCAGAAGCCGACCTCGGGTTCGGTGACGGTCGGCGGCAGGCCCGTCGACAAGCCCCGGCAGGACGTCAGCTTCATGTTCCAGAAGGCGGCGCTGCTGCCCTGGCGCACGGTGCTCGACAACGTGATGCTGCCGGTGGAGATCCTCAAGCTGGACAAGGAATCCCACCGGCGGAGGGCGCACGAACTCCTCGAACTGACCGGTCTCGCCGGGTTCGAGAAGCGCCTCCCGCATGAGCTCTCGGGCGGTATGCAGCAGCGGGTCTCGCTGTGCCGCTCGCTCATCCAGAACCCGGACGTCCTGCTCATGGACGAGCCGTTCTCCGCCCTGGACGCCCTCACCCGCGAGGAGCTCTCCGTCGAGCTCCAGCGGATCAAGATGGAGCAGGAGACGACCATCGTGTTCGTCACGCACTCCATCGAGGAGGCCGTCCTGCTCGCCGACCGGGTCGTGGTGCTCAGCCCGCGGCCCGGCCGGCTCCGCAAGATCATCGACGTGGACATCCCGCGTCCCCGCACGCTCGGGCACAACGCCTACGCCGACCGCGTCACCTCGGTGAGCGCCGAGCTGCACGAACTGCTCATGCCCGAGCCCGCCGGAGGCCACCGATGA
- a CDS encoding leucyl aminopeptidase family protein → MPVLTGVRAVEGPLSQVPGAQVLAVPQGVDPGFDTGFAPAELLEFREAKGEAGEIISVPVRVDGVFRELLLYGIGEGTPADLRKAGAAVAARAKGKDVLAVVPPEGDLTTFTEAALLAGYDYRLKTGEPKKFADIVLVGAEPSQRGAVYARAAALARDLTNTPSNEKGPAWLAEQARTVAEGKGLGVRVWDEDDLAAQGFGGLLAVGSGSPRPPRLIQLSYEPEGATRHIVLVGKGITFDTGGISIKPAASMTTMKTDMAGGAVVIGVLSALRDLQVPVKVTGLIAAAENMPSGSAMRPSDVITHFGGLTSEVLNTDAEGRLVLADALAYADAELAPDAVVDIATLTGAAKVALGLKHGALFATDEALAAELEAAAKTAEEPVWRMPLIDDYRPAIVSDVADVANIEKRGFGGGSIMAALFLEKFAGSRPWAHLDVAGPARSGSSATAYGVRLFLDWLTA, encoded by the coding sequence GTGCCCGTCCTGACCGGTGTCCGTGCCGTCGAGGGTCCGCTGTCCCAGGTGCCCGGCGCGCAGGTGCTCGCGGTGCCCCAGGGCGTCGATCCCGGATTCGACACCGGGTTCGCGCCGGCCGAACTGCTGGAGTTCCGGGAGGCCAAGGGCGAGGCCGGGGAGATCATCTCCGTCCCGGTCCGCGTCGACGGCGTGTTCCGCGAACTGCTGCTGTACGGGATCGGCGAGGGCACCCCGGCCGACCTCCGCAAGGCCGGGGCCGCGGTCGCCGCCCGGGCCAAGGGCAAGGACGTGCTGGCGGTCGTCCCGCCCGAGGGCGACCTCACCACCTTCACCGAGGCCGCGCTGCTGGCCGGGTACGACTACCGGCTCAAGACCGGTGAACCCAAGAAGTTCGCGGACATCGTCCTGGTCGGCGCGGAGCCGTCCCAGCGCGGCGCGGTCTACGCGCGCGCCGCGGCGCTCGCCCGCGACCTCACGAACACCCCGTCGAACGAGAAGGGCCCGGCCTGGCTCGCCGAGCAGGCCAGAACCGTCGCCGAAGGCAAGGGCCTCGGGGTGCGGGTCTGGGACGAGGACGACCTCGCGGCCCAGGGCTTCGGCGGCCTCCTGGCGGTCGGCTCCGGTTCGCCCCGCCCGCCCCGCCTCATCCAGCTCTCCTACGAACCCGAAGGCGCGACCCGGCACATCGTGCTGGTCGGCAAGGGCATCACCTTCGACACCGGCGGCATCTCGATCAAGCCCGCGGCCTCGATGACCACCATGAAGACCGACATGGCGGGCGGCGCCGTCGTCATCGGCGTCCTGTCCGCGCTGCGCGACCTCCAGGTGCCCGTCAAGGTCACCGGGCTGATCGCGGCCGCCGAGAACATGCCGTCCGGCTCGGCGATGCGCCCGTCCGACGTGATCACCCACTTCGGCGGCCTGACCTCCGAGGTGCTCAACACCGACGCCGAGGGCAGGCTCGTGCTCGCCGACGCGCTCGCCTACGCCGACGCCGAGCTCGCGCCCGACGCCGTCGTCGACATCGCCACCCTCACCGGAGCCGCCAAGGTCGCCCTGGGCCTCAAGCACGGCGCGCTGTTCGCCACCGACGAGGCCCTCGCGGCCGAGTTGGAGGCCGCCGCGAAGACCGCCGAGGAGCCGGTGTGGCGGATGCCGCTCATCGACGACTACCGGCCCGCGATCGTCTCGGACGTCGCCGACGTCGCCAACATCGAGAAGCGCGGCTTCGGCGGCGGCTCGATCATGGCCGCGCTGTTCCTGGAGAAGTTCGCGGGAAGCCGCCCCTGGGCGCACCTGGACGTGGCGGGCCCGGCCCGGTCCGGCTCATCGGCCACCGCCTACGGTGTCAGGCTCTTCCTCGACTGGCTCACCGCCTGA
- a CDS encoding GntR family transcriptional regulator, protein MSESVGPSALTPRKGRTLADTAASEVHRMILAGELPAGSPLRLNDLAAQLDMSPMPVRDAMRRLEALGLVEIIPHKGARVRELTEDDLRDTYEIRIELESLATARAALMITPDAVERAAASLAQHEDLLKAGDVDAARRAHTEFHFTIYRASGSLWLPRAIEPVWQNSERYRFATPDAERRRLSHLEHQAILDACAAHDGEAAAAALRAHLESTMHRILAAMSARG, encoded by the coding sequence TTGAGCGAGAGCGTCGGACCGTCGGCCCTGACCCCGCGCAAGGGGCGGACACTCGCCGACACCGCGGCGTCCGAGGTGCACCGGATGATCCTGGCGGGGGAACTCCCCGCCGGGTCGCCGCTCCGCCTCAACGACCTCGCCGCGCAGCTCGACATGAGCCCGATGCCCGTCCGGGACGCCATGCGCCGGCTGGAGGCGCTCGGCCTCGTCGAGATCATCCCGCACAAGGGCGCCAGGGTCCGCGAGCTGACCGAGGACGACCTGCGCGACACCTACGAGATCCGGATCGAGCTCGAGTCGCTGGCCACCGCCAGGGCCGCGCTCATGATCACCCCGGACGCGGTGGAGAGGGCCGCGGCCTCCCTCGCCCAGCACGAGGACCTGCTCAAGGCCGGTGACGTCGACGCCGCGCGGCGCGCGCACACCGAGTTCCACTTCACCATCTACCGGGCGTCGGGGTCGCTGTGGCTGCCCCGGGCGATCGAACCGGTCTGGCAGAACAGCGAGCGGTACAGGTTCGCCACGCCGGACGCCGAACGGCGGCGGCTCAGCCACCTGGAGCACCAGGCGATCCTCGACGCCTGCGCCGCGCACGACGGGGAGGCCGCGGCGGCCGCGCTGCGCGCCCACCTGGAGAGCACCATGCACCGCATCCTCGCGGCGATGTCCGCCCGCGGGTGA
- a CDS encoding TIGR00730 family Rossman fold protein yields MTVTVFCASSTRIDPKHVEVAREVGAELARRGHTLVTGGGIQSCMGAVAEAAREGGARTVGVVPEGMPAAQEAPDGDNDELVLVTDMRARKAEMDRRADAFLVLPGGIGTLEELFEIWVARSLDFHAKPIVILDPHGVYGPLRTLMDHLLAEGFNRPAAGDAVRFTGDVAEALDHLEAEYGRRAEELLEF; encoded by the coding sequence ATGACGGTGACGGTCTTCTGCGCGTCCAGCACCCGGATCGACCCCAAGCACGTGGAGGTCGCCCGCGAGGTCGGCGCCGAGCTGGCGCGGCGCGGGCACACCCTGGTGACGGGCGGCGGGATCCAGTCGTGCATGGGCGCGGTCGCCGAGGCGGCCCGCGAAGGCGGTGCGCGCACCGTGGGCGTCGTGCCCGAGGGCATGCCCGCGGCCCAGGAGGCGCCCGACGGGGACAACGACGAACTCGTCCTCGTCACCGACATGCGGGCGCGCAAGGCCGAGATGGATCGCCGCGCCGACGCCTTCCTCGTGCTCCCCGGCGGCATCGGCACGCTGGAGGAGCTGTTCGAGATCTGGGTCGCGCGCAGCCTGGACTTCCACGCCAAGCCCATCGTGATCCTCGACCCGCACGGGGTCTACGGCCCGCTGCGCACCCTCATGGACCACCTGCTGGCCGAGGGCTTCAACCGGCCCGCCGCGGGCGACGCCGTCCGCTTCACCGGCGACGTCGCCGAGGCGCTGGACCACCTGGAGGCCGAGTACGGGCGCAGGGCCGAGGAGCTGCTGGAGTTCTGA
- a CDS encoding alkaline phosphatase PhoX: MSVSRRGFVAGGAVSIALAGSLDSVFATSAGAGAPDVQGYGPLVPDPEGILDLPKGFEYKILSTQGDPLPGGGVVPGKHDGTATFPGSRHDDLRLVRNHEQGNSGTKAVARPEWTYDPAAFGGTTTVHLNRHNDVIDQYVSLAGTATNCAGGATPWGTWLSCEETEGFTGQTKTHGWVFEVDPTGRKTVAEPIEPLGRFAHEAVCIDPHDDTIYLTEDASGPFGLFYRFRPEARRGGYHSYRKGGVLQAMRVPGVPDLSAITEAGTVLKGVKWVDVPDPSAKVTSTRKQFTDITRAQKLEGAWWGRGKAYFVASYARKSSGAAGDHAGQVWTYDPKRNTLELELIFAPGGQFDSPDNITVSPYGGGVILAEDGDGEQFLIGTTAKGDPFALARNALNDVEFTGVTFSPDGRTLFANRQDGPGVTFAITGPWQRLDRHDHGHR; this comes from the coding sequence ATGAGTGTTTCCCGCCGCGGCTTCGTGGCCGGGGGCGCGGTGTCCATCGCGCTCGCCGGAAGCCTTGACTCGGTCTTCGCGACCTCCGCGGGCGCGGGTGCGCCCGACGTGCAGGGCTACGGCCCGCTGGTGCCCGACCCCGAGGGCATCCTCGACCTGCCGAAGGGCTTCGAGTACAAGATCCTCTCCACGCAGGGCGACCCGCTGCCCGGCGGGGGCGTCGTGCCCGGCAAGCACGACGGCACCGCGACCTTCCCCGGCAGCCGCCACGACGACCTGCGGCTGGTCCGCAACCACGAGCAGGGCAACAGCGGCACCAAGGCCGTCGCCCGCCCCGAGTGGACCTACGACCCCGCGGCCTTCGGCGGGACCACGACGGTGCACCTCAACCGGCACAACGACGTCATCGACCAGTACGTCAGCCTCGCCGGGACCGCCACGAACTGCGCGGGCGGCGCCACCCCCTGGGGCACCTGGCTCAGCTGTGAGGAGACCGAGGGCTTCACCGGCCAGACCAAGACCCACGGCTGGGTCTTCGAGGTCGACCCCACGGGCCGCAAGACCGTCGCGGAGCCCATCGAGCCGCTCGGCCGCTTCGCCCACGAGGCGGTGTGCATCGACCCTCACGACGACACCATCTACCTCACCGAGGACGCCAGCGGCCCCTTCGGGTTGTTCTACCGGTTCCGTCCCGAGGCCCGCCGCGGCGGCTACCACTCGTACCGCAAGGGCGGCGTCCTCCAGGCGATGCGCGTCCCCGGAGTGCCCGACCTGTCGGCGATCACCGAGGCCGGGACCGTGCTCAAGGGCGTCAAGTGGGTGGACGTGCCCGACCCGTCGGCCAAGGTGACCTCCACCCGCAAGCAGTTCACCGACATCACCCGCGCGCAGAAGCTCGAAGGCGCCTGGTGGGGCCGGGGCAAGGCCTACTTCGTGGCCTCCTACGCGCGCAAGTCGTCCGGTGCGGCCGGGGACCACGCGGGCCAGGTCTGGACCTACGACCCCAAGCGCAACACGCTGGAGCTCGAGCTGATCTTCGCGCCCGGCGGGCAGTTCGACTCACCGGACAACATCACCGTCTCCCCGTACGGCGGCGGCGTCATCCTCGCCGAGGACGGCGACGGCGAGCAGTTCCTGATCGGCACCACCGCCAAGGGCGACCCCTTCGCCCTCGCCCGCAACGCGCTCAACGACGTCGAGTTCACCGGCGTCACCTTCTCGCCCGACGGCCGCACCCTCTTCGCCAACCGGCAGGACGGCCCCGGCGTCACCTTCGCGATCACCGGCCCGTGGCAGCGCCTCGACCGCCACGACCACGGCCACCGCTAA
- a CDS encoding homogentisate 1,2-dioxygenase, translated as MAHYRSVGNVPPKRHTQHRTPEGGLYYEELMGEEGFFSDSSLLYHRGLPSALSDARPWTPPGGPVRANLPLLPRHLRPHELFGADDWRETDAVTGRRVLLANADVRICYVVAGSPSPLFRDAVGDECVYIESGAGTLETVFGALPFRQGDYVLIPRGTAHRWVPGGGQPVRAYCVEASSHITPVRRYLSKYGQFLEHAPYCERDLHGPSEPLLADSSGEVELLVKHRGPEGVDGTSYLLPHHPFDVVGWDGCLYPYTFNVADFEPITGRIHQPPPVHQVFEGSGFVICNFVPRKVDYHPLSIPVPYYHSNVDSDEVMFYCGGDYAARKGSGIAQGSISLHPGGHTHGPQPGAYERSIGAESFDELAVMVDTFRPLDLGEAAFSCQDPAYPWTWSRPPA; from the coding sequence GTGGCCCACTATCGCAGTGTCGGAAACGTGCCTCCCAAGCGGCACACGCAGCACCGCACGCCGGAAGGCGGCCTCTACTACGAGGAGCTGATGGGCGAGGAGGGCTTCTTCAGCGACTCCTCGCTGCTGTATCACCGCGGGCTGCCCTCCGCGCTCTCCGACGCGCGGCCCTGGACGCCGCCCGGCGGGCCCGTCCGGGCGAACCTGCCCCTGCTCCCCCGGCACCTGCGCCCGCACGAGCTGTTCGGCGCCGACGACTGGCGGGAGACCGACGCGGTGACGGGCCGCCGCGTCCTGCTCGCCAACGCCGACGTCCGGATCTGCTACGTGGTGGCGGGCAGCCCGTCCCCGCTGTTCCGGGACGCCGTCGGGGACGAGTGCGTCTACATCGAGTCGGGCGCGGGCACCCTGGAGACGGTCTTCGGAGCCCTGCCCTTCCGGCAGGGCGACTACGTGCTGATCCCGCGCGGCACCGCCCACCGGTGGGTGCCGGGCGGCGGGCAGCCCGTGCGCGCCTACTGCGTCGAGGCGTCCTCGCACATCACCCCGGTGCGGCGGTACCTGTCGAAGTACGGGCAGTTCCTGGAGCACGCGCCCTACTGCGAACGCGATCTGCACGGGCCGTCCGAGCCGCTGCTGGCCGACTCCTCCGGCGAGGTGGAGCTGCTGGTGAAGCACCGGGGACCGGAGGGCGTGGACGGCACCTCCTACCTGCTGCCGCACCACCCGTTCGACGTCGTCGGGTGGGACGGCTGCCTGTACCCGTACACGTTCAACGTCGCCGACTTCGAGCCGATCACCGGCCGGATCCACCAGCCGCCGCCCGTCCACCAGGTCTTCGAGGGCTCGGGGTTCGTCATCTGCAACTTCGTGCCGCGCAAGGTCGACTACCACCCTCTGTCGATCCCCGTGCCCTACTACCACTCGAACGTGGACTCGGACGAGGTGATGTTCTACTGCGGCGGCGATTACGCGGCCCGCAAGGGCTCCGGCATCGCCCAGGGCTCGATCTCCCTCCACCCGGGCGGCCACACCCACGGCCCCCAGCCCGGCGCCTACGAGCGCAGCATCGGCGCCGAGTCCTTCGACGAGCTCGCCGTCATGGTCGACACCTTCCGCCCCCTGGACCTGGGCGAGGCCGCCTTCTCGTGCCAGGACCCCGCCTACCCCTGGACCTGGTCCCGCCCGCCCGCCTGA
- a CDS encoding ABC transporter permease, producing MTADSLVRKKGPKDRRKKPRTNPRDVVMSWSMPVLGVIGTIVLWWAATAVFAIDPFLVPSPGDVLASFTTQPGYLMEQFWVTLLETIQGFALAVLIGVPIAVVIAMSKLVEQIVYPLLLIVNSVPKVAIAPILVVWMGFGQMPKIVMVFLLCFFPIVISTATGLKNTPTELVDLVKSLGSSHLQAFFKVRFPNAMPHVMVGLKTAISLAVIGAVIAEFVGADAGLGFVIVQSGASADTALAFASMALLGLMSVVLFYVLSALEKVLLPWAEDNR from the coding sequence ATGACCGCAGACTCCCTCGTGCGCAAGAAGGGGCCGAAGGACCGGCGCAAGAAGCCGCGGACGAACCCGCGCGACGTGGTGATGAGCTGGAGCATGCCGGTCCTCGGCGTGATCGGCACGATCGTCCTGTGGTGGGCGGCGACCGCGGTCTTCGCGATCGACCCGTTCCTCGTGCCGTCGCCGGGCGACGTTCTCGCGTCGTTCACGACCCAGCCCGGCTACCTCATGGAGCAGTTCTGGGTGACCCTGCTGGAGACGATCCAGGGCTTCGCGCTGGCCGTCCTCATCGGTGTTCCGATCGCCGTCGTCATCGCGATGTCGAAGCTCGTCGAGCAGATCGTCTACCCGCTGCTGCTGATCGTGAACTCCGTGCCGAAGGTGGCCATCGCCCCGATCCTGGTGGTCTGGATGGGCTTCGGGCAGATGCCGAAGATCGTCATGGTCTTCCTGCTATGCTTCTTCCCCATTGTGATCTCCACCGCGACGGGTCTGAAGAACACGCCGACCGAGCTGGTCGACCTGGTCAAGTCGCTGGGATCCAGCCACCTCCAGGCGTTCTTCAAGGTGCGATTCCCCAATGCGATGCCGCACGTCATGGTCGGTCTGAAGACCGCGATCTCCCTCGCCGTCATCGGCGCCGTCATCGCCGAGTTCGTCGGCGCGGACGCGGGTCTCGGCTTCGTCATCGTCCAGTCCGGCGCCAGCGCGGACACCGCCCTGGCGTTCGCCTCGATGGCCCTGCTCGGGCTGATGAGCGTGGTCCTCTTCTACGTGCTCAGCGCGCTTGAGAAGGTCCTCCTTCCGTGGGCAGAGGACAACCGTTGA
- a CDS encoding class I SAM-dependent methyltransferase, with the protein MAEVEELVDRVIGDTVVGLELLNMWLGTRLGLYRALEEGPLDARGLADATGVHPRYAREWLEQQGVAGWLKVAEEDPAGDPYLRAFRLPEEAREVLLDTDSPFYLGALPEFFTSIAWTLPEVADAYRHGGGVPFSSYGAGTRHGIGGLNRPMYLASASGWVRALPGVAERLSVPGARILDLGCGTGWSTIALAEAFPEAEVQGVDLDRESVEEAKGNAAERGLSDRVTFACADAASFEAGDDRYELVCLFEALHDMADPVGVLRQVHGLLAPGGSVLVGDERVAESYAAPGDLLERLNYGFSTLHCLPATRAEEPQVEAGTVLRPSMVHEYALRAGYPEGSNTAAIEHDLWRFYHLRA; encoded by the coding sequence ATGGCCGAGGTGGAGGAACTGGTCGACCGGGTGATCGGCGACACGGTGGTGGGGCTCGAACTGCTCAACATGTGGCTCGGCACGCGGCTCGGGCTGTACCGGGCGCTGGAAGAGGGGCCGCTGGACGCCCGGGGGCTCGCCGACGCGACGGGCGTCCATCCGCGGTACGCGCGCGAATGGCTGGAGCAGCAGGGGGTGGCGGGCTGGCTGAAGGTGGCGGAGGAGGATCCGGCGGGCGATCCGTACCTGCGGGCGTTCCGCCTGCCCGAGGAGGCCCGGGAGGTGCTTCTGGACACCGACAGCCCGTTCTACCTGGGCGCGCTGCCGGAGTTCTTCACCTCGATCGCCTGGACGCTGCCCGAGGTCGCCGACGCCTACCGGCACGGCGGCGGCGTGCCCTTCTCGTCCTACGGCGCGGGCACCCGACACGGCATCGGCGGGCTGAACCGGCCCATGTACCTGGCGTCGGCCTCCGGGTGGGTGCGCGCGCTGCCCGGGGTCGCCGAACGGCTCTCCGTTCCCGGTGCCAGGATCCTCGATCTGGGCTGCGGCACCGGCTGGTCCACGATCGCCCTCGCCGAGGCCTTTCCCGAGGCCGAGGTCCAGGGCGTCGACCTCGACCGGGAGTCGGTGGAGGAGGCGAAGGGCAACGCGGCCGAGCGCGGCCTGTCGGACCGGGTGACGTTCGCGTGCGCGGACGCCGCGTCGTTCGAGGCCGGCGACGACCGCTACGAGCTGGTCTGCCTCTTCGAGGCGCTGCACGACATGGCGGATCCGGTGGGGGTGCTGCGCCAGGTGCACGGGCTGCTGGCACCGGGCGGCTCGGTGCTCGTCGGGGACGAGCGGGTCGCCGAGTCCTACGCCGCGCCCGGCGATCTGCTGGAGCGGCTGAACTACGGTTTCAGCACCCTGCACTGCCTGCCCGCGACCCGGGCGGAGGAGCCGCAGGTAGAGGCGGGCACGGTGCTGCGGCCTTCGATGGTGCACGAGTACGCGCTCCGGGCCGGCTACCCCGAGGGGTCGAACACGGCGGCCATCGAGCACGACCTGTGGCGCTTCTACCACCTGCGGGCTTGA
- a CDS encoding DUF3117 domain-containing protein, translating into MAAMKPRTGDGPLEVTKEGRGIVMRVPLEGGGRLVVELTPDEARELGNALGAVVG; encoded by the coding sequence ATGGCGGCGATGAAGCCGCGGACAGGTGACGGTCCGCTCGAAGTTACCAAGGAGGGGCGCGGCATCGTCATGCGCGTGCCGCTTGAGGGCGGCGGCCGGCTCGTGGTGGAGCTGACCCCCGACGAGGCCAGGGAGCTGGGCAACGCGCTCGGCGCCGTCGTCGGCTAG
- a CDS encoding MFS transporter — MSSPLDKRRRMLILIACCMSLLIVSLDNTVLNVALPSIKTDFDASVTGLQWALDAYTLVLAVFLMPAGALADRFGRRRVFRIGLGIFTAASLLCSLAPGLGWLIGARVLQAVGGSMLNPVAMAIITNTFTDPRERGRAIGVWGGVVGISMAAGPLVGGGLVAVSGWRSIFWLNVPIGLLAIYLATRHIPESKAARARRFDPVGQLLVAGLLGATAYGIIEGPLHGLGSPVVIGSATTAVLCLGALLWYEPRRTDPFIDLRFFRSPPFTGAALIAICACAALGGFLFVNTLYLQDVQGYSALEAGLFMLPMALMTLVCAPISGRLVGGHGPRLPLLLAGVCLTGSGLLLALTARGELPVWALLGGFLLFGIGFGMVNSPITDAAVSGMPREQAGVAGALASTSRQVGTAVGVAVIGSVVAHAQLSSTGFATAQRVTYWIIAACGAVVFLLGAATTGPRARAAATRNAAHLGLPTESREPALTAKP; from the coding sequence GTGAGTTCTCCGCTGGACAAACGGCGCCGGATGCTGATCCTGATCGCCTGCTGCATGTCCCTGCTCATCGTCAGCCTCGACAACACGGTGCTGAACGTGGCGCTCCCGTCCATCAAGACGGATTTCGACGCTTCGGTGACCGGTCTCCAATGGGCCCTCGACGCCTACACGCTCGTCCTCGCGGTGTTCCTCATGCCCGCAGGGGCGCTCGCCGACCGGTTCGGGCGGCGCCGGGTCTTCCGGATCGGGCTCGGAATCTTCACGGCCGCGTCGCTGCTGTGCAGCCTCGCCCCCGGACTCGGGTGGCTCATCGGCGCCCGCGTCCTCCAGGCCGTCGGCGGGTCGATGCTCAACCCGGTCGCGATGGCGATCATCACCAACACCTTCACCGACCCGCGAGAGCGGGGCCGCGCCATCGGTGTGTGGGGCGGCGTCGTCGGGATCAGCATGGCCGCGGGGCCGCTCGTCGGCGGCGGGCTCGTCGCGGTGTCCGGCTGGCGGTCCATCTTCTGGCTCAACGTCCCCATCGGCCTCCTCGCGATCTACCTGGCGACCCGGCACATCCCGGAGTCCAAGGCGGCCAGGGCCCGGCGCTTCGACCCCGTCGGCCAGCTGCTCGTCGCCGGTCTGCTCGGCGCGACCGCCTACGGGATCATCGAAGGCCCCCTGCACGGGCTCGGCAGCCCCGTCGTCATTGGATCGGCCACCACGGCGGTCCTCTGCCTCGGCGCGCTGCTCTGGTACGAGCCGCGCCGTACCGACCCGTTCATCGACCTCCGGTTCTTCCGCAGCCCGCCTTTCACCGGGGCCGCCCTCATCGCGATCTGCGCGTGCGCGGCGCTCGGCGGATTCCTCTTCGTCAACACCCTCTACCTCCAGGACGTGCAGGGCTACAGCGCGCTGGAGGCAGGCCTGTTCATGCTGCCGATGGCGCTGATGACCCTGGTGTGCGCGCCGATCTCCGGGCGTCTCGTCGGCGGGCACGGCCCGCGCCTGCCACTGCTCCTCGCCGGGGTCTGCCTGACCGGATCGGGTCTTCTGCTCGCGCTCACCGCACGCGGCGAACTGCCGGTCTGGGCGCTGCTCGGCGGGTTCCTCCTGTTCGGCATCGGCTTCGGCATGGTGAACTCGCCGATCACCGACGCCGCGGTGTCCGGCATGCCCCGTGAGCAGGCGGGCGTCGCCGGGGCCCTGGCCTCGACCAGCCGCCAGGTGGGCACCGCCGTCGGCGTCGCCGTCATCGGCTCGGTCGTCGCCCACGCCCAGCTCTCCTCGACCGGCTTCGCCACCGCCCAGCGCGTCACCTACTGGATCATCGCCGCCTGCGGCGCCGTGGTCTTCCTCCTGGGCGCGGCCACCACCGGCCCCCGAGCCCGCGCCGCGGCCACCCGCAACGCCGCCCACCTGGGTCTCCCCACCGAGTCCCGCGAACCCGCCCTGACGGCCAAGCCCTGA
- a CDS encoding DNA-3-methyladenine glycosylase I: MTCAWAASTPEYVLYHDQEWGRPVTDDTGLYERLSLEAFQSGLSWLTILRKRENFRRAFDGFDPAKVAAYTERDVARLMADASIVRNRSKIEAAVANARAALDLPGGVARLIWGFADPDAPAPRTPADVPAVTEGSKGLAKALKKAGFRFVGPTTAYALMQACGLVNDHVSGCPARPFSGPGAISPL, translated from the coding sequence GTGACCTGCGCCTGGGCCGCTTCGACCCCTGAGTACGTGCTCTACCACGACCAGGAGTGGGGCCGCCCGGTCACCGACGACACGGGCCTGTACGAGCGGCTGTCCCTGGAGGCCTTCCAATCGGGCCTGTCCTGGCTCACCATCCTGCGCAAACGGGAGAACTTCCGCCGCGCCTTCGACGGCTTCGACCCGGCCAAGGTGGCCGCCTACACCGAGCGTGACGTGGCCCGGCTGATGGCCGACGCCTCCATCGTGCGCAACCGCAGCAAGATCGAGGCGGCCGTCGCCAACGCCCGTGCGGCCCTCGACCTGCCCGGCGGCGTCGCCCGGTTGATCTGGGGATTCGCCGATCCCGACGCACCGGCTCCGCGGACCCCGGCCGACGTCCCGGCCGTGACCGAGGGGTCCAAGGGACTCGCCAAAGCCCTGAAGAAAGCCGGTTTCCGCTTTGTCGGTCCGACCACCGCCTATGCCCTCATGCAGGCATGCGGCCTGGTCAACGACCATGTTTCGGGCTGTCCGGCACGGCCTTTCTCCGGCCCGGGAGCGATCTCTCCCCTCTGA